A window from Candidatus Arthromitus sp. SFB-rat-Yit encodes these proteins:
- the mreC gene encoding rod shape-determining protein MreC, whose translation MKFIKNKINLIISLLVIIMIVLILFSSQRSSKSYIEGVTGDIMNPVQKVIYSVSKYISDTYYGMIHYSELTNKVKELVEENGELKSKIIDYSGLKEENDKLRDVLNLKDRLEDYTFIGANIIGRNDVHSNNYIVDVGMDDGLEKGMIVVANGGLFGMITSVSSNWSIVSPINNGSISIGGIVKRTNGSNGIVKKYKNSVGNYVFKMEYLPIDEDVVEGDIIITSGLGGVYPYGVVIGEVISIEDDKRNLSKSILIKSHVDFDFVNNLFIVTPKNKYKVEY comes from the coding sequence ATGAAGTTTATAAAAAATAAAATAAATCTTATAATATCATTATTAGTAATAATTATGATAGTTCTTATATTGTTTTCTTCTCAGAGAAGTAGTAAATCATATATTGAAGGTGTAACAGGAGATATAATGAATCCTGTACAGAAGGTTATATATAGCGTATCTAAATATATATCTGATACATATTATGGTATGATTCATTATTCAGAGTTAACAAATAAAGTTAAGGAATTAGTTGAAGAAAATGGGGAATTAAAATCTAAAATTATTGATTATTCTGGATTAAAGGAAGAAAATGATAAATTAAGAGATGTACTAAATTTAAAAGATAGATTAGAAGATTACACATTTATAGGAGCTAATATTATAGGAAGAAATGATGTACATTCTAATAATTACATAGTGGATGTTGGTATGGATGATGGACTTGAGAAAGGTATGATAGTTGTTGCTAATGGAGGTCTATTTGGAATGATTACATCCGTATCTAGTAATTGGAGCATTGTATCTCCTATTAATAACGGAAGTATATCAATAGGAGGTATAGTTAAGAGAACCAATGGGAGCAATGGGATAGTGAAAAAATACAAAAACTCTGTAGGAAATTATGTTTTTAAAATGGAGTATTTACCTATAGATGAAGATGTAGTTGAAGGGGATATTATAATTACTTCTGGTTTAGGGGGAGTATACCCATATGGAGTAGTTATTGGGGAAGTTATATCTATAGAAGATGACAAGAGAAATTTGAGTAAAAGTATATTAATCAAATCGCATGTAGATTTTGATTTTGTAAATAACCTGTTTATTGTAACTCCAAAGAATAAATATAAGGTAGAATATTGA
- a CDS encoding rod shape-determining protein, translating to MGLFGISKDMGIDLGTANTLVYVKGKGIVLREPSVVAINDVTKRALAVGREAKQMIGRTPGNIIAIRPLKDGVIADFEVTQTMLKKFIEKVTSKSILASPRIIVCFPSGVTGVEKRAIEEATKQAGAREVVLMEEPMAAAIGAGLPVDDATGSMIVDVGGGTTEVAVISLGGIVTSKSLRIAGNELDQSITSYIKREFNLMIGERTAEQVKMEIGSAFQLDEVERVIDIKGRDLITGLPKTIKVTEDQIRDALKEPVSAIIDSIKTTLEKTPPELAADIMEKGIMLAGGGALLRNLDALINHETHMPVHIAEQPLDCVALGAGKALENFDRIAKNQRGH from the coding sequence ATGGGATTGTTTGGCATAAGTAAAGATATGGGAATAGATCTGGGTACTGCTAACACTCTTGTGTATGTTAAAGGGAAAGGTATAGTGCTGAGAGAACCATCAGTAGTTGCTATAAATGATGTTACAAAAAGAGCTTTAGCTGTAGGGAGAGAAGCTAAGCAGATGATCGGAAGAACCCCAGGGAATATCATAGCTATAAGACCTTTAAAAGATGGCGTTATAGCTGACTTTGAAGTTACCCAAACTATGCTTAAAAAGTTTATTGAAAAAGTAACTTCAAAAAGTATATTAGCTAGCCCAAGAATAATTGTGTGCTTCCCATCAGGTGTTACAGGAGTTGAAAAAAGGGCTATTGAGGAGGCAACAAAACAAGCAGGTGCCAGAGAGGTTGTTTTAATGGAAGAACCTATGGCTGCTGCAATAGGTGCAGGATTACCAGTCGATGATGCTACAGGTAGTATGATAGTAGACGTTGGTGGTGGAACTACTGAAGTAGCTGTTATATCATTAGGTGGTATTGTTACAAGTAAATCGTTAAGGATTGCTGGAAATGAATTAGATCAATCCATAACTAGCTATATAAAAAGAGAATTTAATTTAATGATTGGTGAAAGAACTGCCGAACAAGTAAAGATGGAAATAGGATCTGCATTTCAATTAGATGAGGTAGAAAGAGTAATAGATATAAAAGGAAGAGATCTTATTACAGGACTACCTAAAACCATAAAAGTTACAGAAGATCAAATAAGAGATGCTTTAAAAGAGCCAGTATCTGCAATAATTGATTCTATAAAAACTACTCTTGAAAAGACACCTCCTGAGTTGGCTGCGGATATTATGGAAAAAGGTATAATGTTAGCTGGAGGTGGAGCTTTATTAAGGAATTTAGATGCTTTAATAAATCATGAAACTCATATGCCAGTACATATTGCTGAGCAGCCCTTAGACTGCGTAGCATTAGGAGCAGGAAAAGCATTAGAAAATTTTGATAGAATAGCTAAAAATCAAAGAGGACATTAA